Proteins from one Loktanella sp. M215 genomic window:
- a CDS encoding GH36-type glycosyl hydrolase domain-containing protein has translation MRVVRDGEGHPAALGIIRRESGAEAGYAGPGTALAQESPVHLVGFAPFAYPARLGANKAALLANYSDILAATRTGELVTPAAEWLIDNHYVVEESFRHLKRDLVPRYYHKLPQVTLDGQGDVPAVLAFAWRYVALGNSDFHTETLTAMARGYQEHRVLTIGEIWAIPAMLRFVLLENLRRISDRVNAARADRVAANTLADRLTPGDGADWPFGPDRPISEAFAAQLLYRLRDGSQAADDALARLEMTLDAQGTDSAQVLQHEHARQSAANVAIGNVIRSMRRLDETNWTTWFEDVSRVDEILRETEDFPRLDRATRNDYRDTIERIAHRSDLSESDVALRAIAMAQDRLVGHLLVGRDAAAFHAACGYRATWRERGLAQVRRADWLGIFVPALVLTIAIAWGVTALLPDTLPWIIEALFFVLSLLTVSEAAMGIVNLVGARLVPVTRLPAYDYDAGIPDDARTLVAVPTLIGDLDSVDDAVRLLELHYLANPDGAVDFALVTDWPDSAQEESSEDRRILDHALAEIDALAARYAHVGRRFYLVHRNRIWNDVDRIWMGWERKRGKLAELNALLLGTGETTFMDISPRPPLGIRYVVTLDSDTRLPRGTIAALVGKMMHPVNMPVTDPDSGIVTAGHALMQPRVTPSLTTGEDASVFQKVFSAGRGMDPYVFTVSDLYQDLLDQGSFTGKGIYDVRAFDAAMSGRFPENTVLSHDLIEGNLARAALATDVQVVEDYPVRYDVDVSRQHRWIRGDWQLLPFILDPRNGIGGLGRLKMVDNLRRSLVPPAWVLSVVLGWLVLPAASVWLWMLTLIVTLFFMPLMTVPLGLVPSQPGVAVGRHLTRIAQDLGARGSEIGLRLIFMAHQASNAVDAIARTIWRLGVTRRHMLEWRTAQQVQAGANRSRRAWWQRMAASPIIGVVAFVLTLLLNPAAWAPAALICFCWIAAPGVAHAVSRSMETEDRLVVSPQEAATLRRVARTTWRYFETFVTEATHHLPPDNYQDDPAPKVAERTSPTNIGLYLLSVLSARDLGWIGQTDALGRIERTVTTLERMERFKGHLFNWYDTRDLSVLHPRYISAVDSGNLAGHLIALSSALRAWADNPSVHAQGNLCGIGDTLAVLVERLAHVPDDRRTLRPMRRRLDQLIEGFGRSHAAYMAEPQLATLRALNLTLIAADIARLAADFHGESDRAETAEVLWWAQALRANCDQIVGDTGEGGLSRSDLIRTVGALAERVRKLAFEMDFAMLLNPEKRLLSIGYRPDSRELDDSCYDLLASEARLASLFAIAKGDVPTAHWLRLGRPVTSIGTHSALLSWSGSMFEYLMPPLVMHERMGGILNGANTQAVRAQMQYGRSLNLPWGVSESAFSARDRDMNYQYYAFGVPHLALKRMQSSDHVVAPYATLMAAQINPAAAVQNLARLDRLGAFGPYGYFDAIDFTATRMPEGQTCVVVRNVMAHHHGMSIVAIANVILDGIHRDRFHADPVIKAAELLLQEKAPREIIPVTRGGELEPRLPDMDGDASTVTMSDSPATDTPMVALLSNGRLSSLVSGTGAGPLWLNDIAITRWRPDPTVDTGGSFLFLRDLASNDWWSATTTPRAAHGETARAVFSDHKAEFAKSAHGIDSLMEVIVATEAMGEGRRLSLRNTTTRSRTIEVTSYGEIVLDRADADIAHPAFSKMFVKTAIRDDGRTITAFRNPRAAGDRVVHMAHLLAGAADRRPAQAETDRRAFIGRGRDLGNAAAFDAGARLGGADGFTLDPIFAIRRQVTIPPGKAVMLTYWTLVAETAEELDHAILHHRQDDIFAHEDRMSWSMSQVQLRHAAISLAEAALFRQAAAGLLWPDARLAIQDAGLRDAVGPQDTLWPMGLSGDHPIMLLRTDDEADLEIVRKAIRLADYLRMHGLQADLVILNERRSSYTQDLQSAIQNMCDMAARAGHLDPARRTVFPVRRDQISDQTYQTLMATARIVLHTRNGKLSEQFARLLVPGESVLPPAIALPAKLPPLHRRTPDFPQEDLRMWNGTGGFSADGLEYVVRMRHGERTPHPWINVIAHEDFGFHVSAGGAAFTWSVNSRDYQITPWSNDPVSNRPGEAILIHDPATGRVISPFAALSDDPHAIHEARHGLGKSTFRVWTDWIEAEAVMTLVPGAPARLTALTLRHRGAQPLRLNVIACVDLVLGNNRGRTAQVIRAGRDAALNAVVGRNAYGTGITGRVTALAASLPLQATTVSRGAYLGRNGNPARPAALLAWPQAGDTGGDPCLAARVAVTVPQNAARQVTFILADAEETEIGDVLDRARAADAVSQALDAAQAEWSDFLGHLQIDTPDPQMNLMVNTWLPYQSLTCRIRARSAFYQASGAYGFRDQLQDTSALILQNPGLARDQILNAASRQFAEGDVQHWWLPRSGAGVRTTISDDVVWLAHITARYVTMTGDRSVLDEALHFVEGATLEDGAHDAFYTPERSAHQAPLYEHCALALELAIKRTGPHGLPLMLGGDWNDGMNRVGEGGQGESVWLGWFLMATLDAFLPLAEARGDSARVTALRDHRASLLAALEGAGWDGAWYRRAYYDDGTPLGSRDSAECRIDSIAQSWAAISGAGDPDRARQALDSVMESLADRDDGLLRLFTPPFEETDREPGYIKGYPPGVRENGGQYTHAATWVVHALGRSGRGTEALAMFDLINPISHTHTPDAVARYRVEPYVVAADVYGAGPRTGRGGWTWYTGSASWLYRAAVEGILGITLVGGDRVAVDPALPDGWDGFSARMVHAGHSHLIEVKRENGRVVVTCDGRTSDDGHWVLGPKEAALA, from the coding sequence ATGCGCGTTGTACGCGACGGAGAAGGTCACCCGGCTGCGCTGGGGATCATCAGGCGTGAGTCGGGGGCAGAGGCGGGTTACGCCGGACCCGGGACCGCACTCGCGCAGGAAAGCCCCGTGCATCTGGTGGGGTTCGCGCCCTTCGCCTACCCGGCGCGGCTGGGCGCCAACAAGGCGGCGCTGCTTGCAAACTACTCCGACATCCTCGCCGCGACCCGGACCGGAGAGTTGGTCACCCCCGCCGCCGAATGGCTGATCGACAATCATTACGTGGTCGAGGAAAGCTTTCGCCACCTCAAGCGCGACCTTGTTCCGCGCTATTACCACAAGCTGCCGCAGGTCACGCTGGACGGGCAGGGTGATGTCCCGGCCGTGCTGGCCTTTGCCTGGCGGTATGTGGCGCTGGGCAATTCGGATTTTCACACCGAGACGCTGACCGCCATGGCGCGCGGCTACCAGGAACACCGGGTTCTCACCATCGGCGAGATCTGGGCGATTCCCGCGATGCTGCGCTTCGTGCTGCTGGAAAACCTGCGCCGGATTTCCGACCGGGTGAATGCGGCGCGCGCGGACCGGGTGGCCGCGAACACGCTGGCCGACCGGCTGACGCCGGGGGACGGCGCCGACTGGCCCTTTGGTCCCGACCGCCCGATTTCAGAGGCGTTTGCGGCGCAGCTTCTCTACCGGCTGCGCGATGGCAGTCAGGCAGCGGACGATGCGCTGGCCCGGCTGGAAATGACGCTGGACGCGCAGGGGACCGACAGCGCGCAGGTGCTGCAGCACGAACACGCGCGCCAGTCGGCGGCCAACGTGGCCATCGGCAACGTGATCCGCAGCATGCGGCGGCTGGACGAGACGAACTGGACCACATGGTTCGAGGATGTCAGCCGCGTGGACGAGATTCTGCGCGAGACCGAGGATTTTCCCCGCCTCGACCGGGCCACGCGCAACGATTACCGCGATACCATCGAACGGATCGCGCACCGGTCGGACCTGAGCGAAAGCGACGTGGCGCTGCGGGCCATCGCGATGGCGCAGGACCGGCTGGTGGGTCATCTGCTGGTCGGACGCGATGCGGCCGCCTTCCACGCCGCCTGCGGTTACCGCGCGACGTGGCGCGAACGGGGGCTGGCGCAGGTGCGGCGGGCGGACTGGCTTGGCATCTTCGTGCCCGCGCTGGTGCTGACCATCGCCATCGCATGGGGCGTCACGGCGCTGCTACCGGACACTCTGCCGTGGATCATCGAGGCGCTGTTCTTTGTCCTGTCGCTGCTGACCGTGTCAGAGGCCGCGATGGGCATCGTGAACCTTGTGGGCGCGCGGCTCGTGCCGGTCACCCGGTTGCCCGCCTATGATTATGACGCTGGCATCCCCGATGACGCCCGCACGCTGGTCGCCGTCCCCACCCTGATCGGCGATCTGGACAGCGTCGACGACGCGGTGCGGCTGCTGGAACTGCATTATCTGGCGAACCCCGACGGCGCCGTGGATTTCGCGCTGGTCACCGACTGGCCCGATTCGGCACAAGAGGAATCGTCCGAGGATCGCCGCATCCTCGACCACGCGCTGGCCGAGATCGACGCGCTGGCCGCGCGTTACGCCCACGTCGGGCGGCGGTTCTACCTGGTGCACCGCAACCGGATCTGGAACGATGTGGACCGCATCTGGATGGGGTGGGAACGCAAGCGCGGCAAGCTCGCGGAACTGAACGCCCTGCTGCTGGGCACCGGCGAGACGACGTTCATGGACATCAGCCCGCGCCCGCCGCTGGGTATCCGCTATGTCGTGACGCTGGACAGTGACACGCGCCTGCCGCGCGGCACGATTGCCGCCCTCGTCGGCAAGATGATGCACCCGGTCAACATGCCGGTCACCGACCCCGACAGCGGCATCGTCACCGCCGGTCACGCCCTGATGCAGCCCCGCGTCACCCCGTCGCTGACGACAGGAGAGGACGCATCGGTCTTTCAGAAGGTGTTCTCGGCCGGGCGGGGCATGGACCCTTACGTCTTTACCGTGTCCGACCTTTATCAGGATCTGCTGGATCAGGGGTCGTTCACCGGCAAGGGCATCTATGACGTCCGCGCCTTCGACGCCGCCATGTCGGGCCGGTTCCCCGAAAACACGGTGCTGAGCCATGATTTGATCGAAGGCAACCTTGCCCGCGCGGCGCTGGCGACCGACGTGCAGGTGGTCGAGGATTATCCCGTCCGCTACGACGTGGACGTGTCGCGGCAGCACCGCTGGATCCGGGGCGACTGGCAGCTGCTGCCGTTCATCCTCGATCCCCGCAACGGCATCGGCGGGCTGGGGCGGCTGAAGATGGTGGATAACCTGCGCCGGTCGCTGGTGCCGCCCGCATGGGTGCTGTCGGTCGTGCTGGGCTGGCTGGTGCTGCCCGCCGCGAGCGTCTGGCTGTGGATGCTGACGCTGATCGTCACGCTGTTCTTCATGCCGCTGATGACGGTGCCGCTGGGGCTGGTGCCGTCGCAACCGGGCGTCGCGGTGGGGCGCCACCTGACGCGGATCGCGCAGGATCTGGGCGCCCGGGGCAGCGAGATCGGCCTGCGCCTGATCTTCATGGCGCATCAGGCCAGCAACGCGGTCGATGCAATCGCGCGGACCATTTGGCGGCTGGGTGTCACCCGGCGGCACATGCTGGAATGGCGCACGGCGCAGCAGGTCCAGGCGGGGGCCAACCGCAGCCGGCGCGCGTGGTGGCAGCGGATGGCGGCATCGCCGATCATCGGTGTCGTGGCCTTTGTCCTGACCCTGCTGCTGAACCCCGCCGCCTGGGCGCCCGCAGCCTTGATATGCTTCTGCTGGATCGCGGCCCCCGGCGTGGCGCATGCCGTCTCTCGCTCGATGGAGACGGAGGACCGTTTGGTCGTCTCGCCACAGGAGGCCGCCACCCTGCGCCGCGTTGCGCGCACGACATGGCGCTATTTCGAAACCTTCGTGACCGAGGCCACGCATCACCTGCCGCCCGACAATTATCAGGACGATCCCGCGCCCAAGGTGGCGGAGCGGACCTCTCCGACCAATATCGGCCTGTATCTTCTGTCCGTGCTGTCGGCCCGCGATCTGGGCTGGATCGGGCAGACCGACGCGCTGGGCCGGATCGAACGGACCGTCACCACGCTGGAACGGATGGAGCGTTTCAAGGGCCACCTGTTCAACTGGTACGACACGCGCGATCTGTCGGTGCTGCACCCGCGCTATATCTCTGCGGTCGACAGCGGCAATCTTGCGGGACATCTGATCGCACTCTCCTCCGCGCTGCGGGCCTGGGCGGATAACCCCAGCGTGCATGCGCAGGGCAATCTGTGCGGCATCGGCGATACGCTGGCGGTGCTGGTGGAACGGCTGGCCCATGTGCCCGACGACCGCCGCACCCTGCGCCCCATGCGCCGCAGGCTGGATCAGTTGATCGAAGGGTTCGGCCGCAGTCACGCGGCCTATATGGCGGAACCGCAACTGGCGACCTTGCGGGCGCTGAACCTGACGCTGATCGCCGCCGACATCGCCCGGCTGGCTGCGGATTTCCACGGCGAATCCGACCGTGCGGAAACCGCAGAGGTCCTGTGGTGGGCGCAGGCCCTGCGCGCGAACTGCGACCAGATCGTGGGCGACACCGGCGAGGGCGGGCTGTCGCGCAGCGATCTGATCCGCACCGTCGGCGCCTTGGCCGAACGTGTGCGCAAGCTGGCGTTCGAGATGGACTTTGCCATGCTGCTGAACCCCGAAAAGCGCCTCCTGTCGATCGGCTATCGGCCCGACAGCCGCGAACTGGACGACAGCTGCTATGACCTGCTCGCGTCAGAGGCGCGTCTGGCGAGCCTTTTTGCCATCGCCAAGGGCGACGTTCCCACCGCGCACTGGCTGCGGCTGGGCCGTCCCGTCACCAGCATCGGCACCCACAGCGCCTTGCTGTCGTGGTCGGGGTCGATGTTCGAATACCTGATGCCGCCGCTGGTGATGCACGAACGCATGGGCGGCATCCTGAACGGGGCAAACACGCAGGCCGTGCGCGCGCAGATGCAATACGGGCGCAGCCTGAACCTGCCGTGGGGCGTGTCGGAAAGCGCGTTCTCCGCCCGCGACCGGGACATGAACTATCAGTATTATGCCTTCGGCGTGCCGCACCTCGCGCTCAAGCGGATGCAAAGCAGCGATCACGTCGTGGCCCCCTATGCCACGCTGATGGCCGCCCAGATCAACCCGGCCGCGGCGGTGCAGAACCTTGCCCGGCTGGACCGGCTGGGGGCGTTCGGGCCCTACGGCTATTTCGACGCCATCGACTTTACCGCGACCCGGATGCCCGAAGGGCAGACCTGCGTCGTCGTGCGCAACGTCATGGCGCATCACCACGGCATGTCGATCGTCGCGATCGCGAACGTCATCCTCGACGGCATCCACCGCGACCGGTTCCACGCCGACCCGGTCATCAAGGCCGCCGAACTGCTGCTGCAGGAAAAGGCCCCCCGCGAAATCATCCCCGTCACCCGGGGGGGAGAGTTGGAGCCGCGCCTGCCCGATATGGATGGCGATGCCTCGACCGTCACCATGTCGGACAGCCCCGCGACCGACACGCCCATGGTGGCGCTGCTGTCCAACGGGCGGCTGTCGTCGCTGGTGTCGGGCACCGGTGCCGGCCCGCTGTGGCTGAACGACATTGCGATCACCCGCTGGCGGCCCGATCCGACCGTGGATACCGGCGGCAGTTTCCTGTTCCTGCGTGATCTGGCCTCGAACGACTGGTGGTCGGCGACCACGACGCCGCGCGCCGCCCATGGCGAGACGGCACGGGCCGTCTTTTCCGATCACAAGGCGGAATTCGCCAAATCCGCCCACGGCATCGACAGCCTGATGGAGGTCATTGTCGCCACCGAAGCCATGGGCGAGGGCCGCCGCCTGTCCCTGCGCAACACCACGACCCGCAGCCGCACCATCGAGGTCACAAGCTACGGCGAGATCGTGCTGGACCGCGCCGACGCCGATATCGCGCACCCGGCGTTTTCCAAGATGTTCGTCAAGACCGCGATCCGCGACGACGGCCGCACCATCACCGCCTTCCGCAACCCGCGCGCCGCCGGCGACCGGGTGGTGCACATGGCGCATCTGCTGGCGGGGGCCGCCGACCGCAGGCCCGCGCAGGCGGAAACCGACCGCCGCGCCTTCATCGGACGGGGCCGCGATCTGGGCAACGCGGCGGCTTTTGATGCAGGCGCACGGCTGGGCGGGGCGGACGGCTTCACGCTCGACCCGATCTTTGCGATCCGCCGGCAGGTCACGATCCCGCCCGGCAAGGCCGTGATGCTGACCTACTGGACGCTGGTGGCCGAAACGGCAGAGGAACTGGACCACGCGATCCTGCACCACCGGCAGGACGACATCTTTGCCCACGAGGACCGGATGTCATGGAGCATGAGTCAGGTGCAACTGCGCCACGCGGCGATTTCCTTGGCCGAGGCCGCGCTGTTCCGGCAAGCCGCCGCAGGGCTGCTGTGGCCCGACGCGCGGCTGGCGATTCAGGACGCGGGGCTGCGCGATGCGGTCGGCCCGCAAGATACGCTCTGGCCCATGGGGCTGTCCGGCGATCACCCGATCATGCTGCTGCGCACCGATGACGAGGCGGACCTTGAAATCGTGCGCAAGGCGATCCGGCTGGCGGATTATCTGCGGATGCACGGGCTGCAGGCCGATCTGGTGATCCTGAACGAGCGTCGCTCGTCCTACACGCAGGACCTGCAATCGGCGATCCAGAACATGTGCGACATGGCGGCGCGTGCCGGGCACCTCGACCCCGCGCGGCGGACGGTGTTCCCGGTCAGGCGTGACCAGATCTCTGACCAGACATATCAGACGCTGATGGCCACCGCCCGCATCGTGCTGCACACCCGCAACGGCAAGCTGAGCGAGCAGTTCGCGCGGCTGCTGGTGCCGGGCGAAAGCGTCCTGCCGCCCGCCATCGCACTGCCGGCAAAGCTGCCTCCGCTGCACCGGCGCACGCCCGACTTTCCGCAAGAGGATCTGCGGATGTGGAACGGCACTGGGGGATTCTCGGCTGACGGGCTGGAATATGTCGTGCGGATGCGCCACGGCGAACGCACGCCGCATCCGTGGATCAACGTCATCGCGCACGAGGATTTCGGGTTCCACGTCTCGGCCGGCGGGGCGGCCTTCACATGGTCCGTCAACTCCCGCGACTACCAGATCACACCGTGGAGCAACGATCCCGTCAGCAACCGCCCCGGCGAGGCGATCCTGATCCACGACCCCGCGACGGGGCGGGTGATCTCGCCCTTCGCGGCGCTGTCGGACGATCCCCACGCGATCCACGAGGCGCGGCACGGGCTGGGCAAATCCACCTTCCGGGTCTGGACCGACTGGATCGAGGCCGAGGCGGTCATGACCCTCGTGCCGGGCGCACCCGCCCGCCTGACCGCGCTGACCCTGCGCCACCGGGGGGCGCAGCCCTTGCGGCTGAACGTGATCGCCTGTGTCGATCTGGTGCTGGGCAACAACCGGGGCCGCACGGCGCAGGTGATCCGCGCGGGGCGCGATGCGGCGCTGAACGCGGTCGTCGGGCGTAATGCCTACGGCACCGGCATCACCGGCCGCGTCACGGCATTGGCCGCCAGCCTGCCGCTGCAGGCGACGACAGTGTCCCGCGGTGCCTATCTGGGGCGCAATGGCAATCCGGCGCGGCCTGCAGCACTGCTCGCCTGGCCGCAAGCGGGTGACACCGGCGGTGATCCCTGCCTCGCGGCACGTGTCGCCGTCACCGTACCGCAGAACGCGGCGCGACAGGTCACCTTCATCCTCGCCGACGCGGAAGAGACCGAAATCGGCGATGTGCTGGACCGCGCGCGGGCCGCAGATGCGGTGTCGCAGGCGCTGGATGCGGCGCAGGCGGAATGGTCCGATTTCCTCGGCCATCTGCAGATCGACACGCCGGACCCGCAGATGAACCTGATGGTCAACACATGGCTGCCCTATCAGTCGCTGACCTGCCGCATCCGGGCGCGGAGCGCCTTCTATCAGGCCTCCGGTGCCTACGGATTCAGGGATCAGTTGCAGGATACCTCTGCGTTGATCCTGCAAAACCCGGGGCTGGCGCGGGACCAGATTCTGAACGCCGCCAGCCGTCAGTTTGCCGAAGGCGACGTGCAGCACTGGTGGCTGCCGCGTAGCGGGGCGGGGGTGCGGACGACGATCTCCGACGACGTGGTCTGGCTGGCGCATATCACCGCGCGCTATGTCACGATGACGGGCGACCGAAGCGTGCTGGACGAGGCGCTGCACTTCGTCGAAGGGGCAACACTCGAAGACGGCGCGCACGATGCCTTCTACACGCCAGAGCGGTCCGCGCATCAGGCGCCGCTTTACGAGCATTGCGCGCTGGCGCTGGAGTTGGCGATCAAGCGCACCGGGCCGCACGGCCTGCCCTTGATGCTGGGCGGCGACTGGAACGACGGGATGAACCGCGTGGGCGAGGGCGGTCAGGGCGAAAGCGTCTGGCTGGGCTGGTTCCTGATGGCGACCCTCGACGCCTTCCTGCCGCTGGCAGAGGCGCGGGGCGACAGCGCCCGCGTGACCGCCTTGCGCGACCATCGCGCCAGCCTGCTGGCCGCCTTGGAAGGTGCGGGCTGGGACGGCGCGTGGTACAGGCGGGCCTATTACGACGACGGCACGCCGCTCGGCTCTCGGGACAGTGCGGAATGTCGGATCGACTCCATCGCGCAATCCTGGGCTGCGATTTCCGGTGCGGGCGATCCCGACCGGGCGCGTCAGGCGCTGGATTCGGTGATGGAAAGCCTTGCTGACCGCGACGACGGCCTGCTGCGCCTGTTCACCCCGCCGTTCGAGGAGACCGACCGCGAGCCCGGCTATATCAAGGGTTATCCACCCGGCGTACGCGAAAATGGCGGGCAATATACCCACGCGGCCACATGGGTCGTGCATGCGCTGGGCCGGTCAGGCCGCGGGACAGAGGCGCTGGCGATGTTCGACCTCATCAACCCGATCAGTCACACCCACACACCGGACGCGGTCGCGCGCTACCGGGTGGAGCCTTACGTCGTGGCCGCCGACGTCTACGGGGCCGGTCCGCGCACCGGGCGGGGTGGCTGGACGTGGTACACCGGATCGGCCAGCTGGCTCTACCGCGCGGCGGTCGAGGGGATCCTTGGCATCACGCTGGTCGGTGGCGACCGGGTCGCGGTCGATCCGGCCTTGCCGGACGGCTGGGACGGGTTCAGCGCGCGGATGGTCCACGCCGGTCACAGCCACCTGA
- a CDS encoding NAD-dependent epimerase/dehydratase family protein, which produces MKIAILGGDGFVGWPTTLHLSDQGHEVHVVDNLSRRWIDAELGVQSLTPMDSIQERCRIWRDLTGRKINFHLLDLAQEYERLKAWLGDHKPDVVIHFAEQRAAPYSMKTDRHKVYTVNNNINATHNLLAALVETGIDAHVIHLGTMGVYGYSSVGAPIPEGYLDVQIDTPTGPKEQEILYPTKPGSVYHMTKSMDQILFQFYAQNDGLRITDLHQGIVWGTHTTQTRMHDQLINRFDYDGDYGTVLNRFLIQAAIGYPLTVHGTGGQTRAFIHIQDSVRCIELAMGDAPKVGDRVRIFNQMTETHRVRDLAKLIADQTGAQVMNLPNPRKEAAENDLIVENAQFLALGLNPTTLAEGLLTEVVEVARKYAHRIDRSRVPAVSAWTRDLADKVERDPEGKKLRAV; this is translated from the coding sequence ATGAAAATCGCAATTCTTGGCGGCGACGGCTTCGTCGGCTGGCCCACCACCCTTCATCTGTCCGATCAGGGCCACGAGGTGCATGTCGTCGACAACCTCTCGCGCCGCTGGATCGACGCGGAATTGGGGGTGCAGTCCCTGACGCCGATGGATTCCATTCAGGAACGCTGCCGCATCTGGCGCGACCTGACGGGCCGCAAGATCAATTTCCACCTGCTGGATCTGGCACAGGAATACGAACGGCTGAAAGCGTGGCTGGGCGATCACAAGCCCGACGTCGTGATCCACTTTGCCGAGCAACGCGCCGCCCCCTATTCGATGAAGACCGACCGTCACAAGGTCTATACCGTCAACAACAACATCAACGCGACGCACAACCTGCTGGCCGCGCTTGTGGAAACCGGCATCGACGCGCATGTGATCCACCTCGGCACCATGGGCGTCTACGGGTATTCGAGCGTCGGTGCGCCGATCCCCGAAGGCTACCTCGATGTGCAGATCGACACGCCGACCGGCCCGAAGGAGCAGGAGATCCTTTATCCCACCAAGCCCGGTTCGGTCTATCACATGACCAAGAGCATGGATCAGATCCTGTTCCAGTTCTACGCGCAGAACGACGGCCTGCGGATCACCGACCTGCATCAGGGCATCGTCTGGGGCACCCATACGACGCAGACCCGGATGCACGACCAGCTGATCAACCGGTTCGATTACGACGGCGACTATGGCACCGTGCTGAACCGCTTCCTGATCCAGGCCGCCATCGGCTATCCGCTGACCGTGCATGGCACCGGCGGGCAGACGCGGGCGTTCATCCACATTCAGGATTCGGTCCGCTGCATCGAGCTTGCGATGGGTGACGCGCCCAAGGTCGGCGACCGCGTGCGCATCTTCAACCAGATGACCGAAACCCACCGGGTCCGCGATTTAGCAAAACTGATCGCCGACCAGACCGGGGCGCAGGTGATGAACCTGCCCAACCCCCGCAAGGAAGCCGCCGAGAACGACCTGATCGTGGAAAACGCGCAGTTCCTCGCCCTTGGCCTGAACCCCACGACGCTGGCCGAAGGCCTGCTGACCGAGGTGGTCGAGGTCGCGCGCAAGTATGCCCACCGCATCGACCGCAGCCGCGTGCCCGCCGTGTCCGCCTGGACCCGCGATCTGGCCGACAAGGTCGAACGCGATCCCGAAGGCAAGAAGCTGCGCGCCGTCTGA
- a CDS encoding glycosyltransferase, translated as MGYAYVTLVTNADFALGARALVRSLSLTGTEADLVVMHTGGVAAEALAPLTALGAVLVPVDLLDTSDAFNAAHDRATLHGRVPFTKGNKPAFHTPLDNFAKLRLWQLPYDRVVFLDADTLVLRNCDKLFDYPEFCAAPNVYEGLADFRRMNSGVFTARPDPATFAAMMTVLDAPGAFWPRTDQSFLQAFYPDWHGLPVFYNMLQYVWFAMPALWHWPDIHVLHYQYEKPWQTDHPKAADLAPLIALWQAYAGDGPVPDVATLPGPA; from the coding sequence ATGGGCTACGCCTACGTCACCCTCGTCACCAACGCGGATTTCGCGTTGGGGGCGCGGGCGCTGGTCCGGTCTTTGTCCCTGACGGGCACGGAGGCCGACCTCGTCGTGATGCACACGGGCGGCGTGGCGGCAGAGGCACTGGCGCCCCTGACCGCCCTCGGCGCGGTGTTGGTGCCGGTCGATCTGCTGGACACCTCTGACGCCTTCAACGCTGCCCACGACCGCGCCACGCTGCACGGGCGCGTGCCCTTCACCAAGGGTAACAAGCCCGCCTTCCACACGCCGCTCGACAACTTCGCCAAGCTGCGGCTGTGGCAACTGCCCTATGACCGAGTCGTGTTCCTTGACGCCGATACGCTGGTCTTGCGCAACTGCGACAAGCTGTTCGACTATCCCGAATTCTGCGCTGCGCCCAACGTCTACGAGGGCCTTGCCGATTTCCGCCGCATGAACTCCGGCGTGTTCACCGCCCGGCCCGATCCGGCGACCTTTGCCGCGATGATGACGGTGCTGGATGCGCCCGGTGCCTTCTGGCCCCGCACGGATCAGAGCTTTTTGCAGGCGTTCTATCCCGACTGGCACGGGCTGCCGGTTTTTTACAACATGCTGCAATACGTCTGGTTCGCGATGCCCGCCCTGTGGCACTGGCCCGATATCCACGTCCTTCATTACCAATATGAAAAACCGTGGCAGACCGACCATCCCAAGGCCGCGGACCTCGCGCCCCTGATCGCCCTTTGGCAGGCCTACGCCGGTGACGGGCCGGTGCCAGACGTGGCCACCCTGCCCGGCCCCGCATGA